One window of Medicago truncatula cultivar Jemalong A17 chromosome 2, MtrunA17r5.0-ANR, whole genome shotgun sequence genomic DNA carries:
- the LOC11445017 gene encoding pentatricopeptide repeat-containing protein At5g19020, mitochondrial, with protein MFISLSLRLKFSPSSLPFHLRHISTSTFTKPNPQHFIHIFTNARNHQNHHDSELALVSALKSCSSLSFISQGRQIHSLIFKLGLHFNTFIQNSLINMYAKCGDIKNAQLLFDGFATLDSVSCNIMVSGYVRNGQIDNARKLFDVMPNKGCVSYTTMIMGFVQNGFFREALEVFKDMRSCGVVPNDLTLVNVISACSHLGEVLNCRMVHGLVVKMFVVGLVIVSTNLMHAYCLCSGVREARRLFDEMPERNLVTWNVMLNGYAKTGLVDEARELFDGICDKDVISWGTMIDGYIQKGRLREALEIYRAMLQTGHGPNEVMIVNLVSACGRGTAIVDGWQLHGTVVKRGFDCYNFIQTTIIYFYAACGMMDLACLQFEVGVKDHLESWNALTAGFIKNGMMDHALKTFDKMHVRDVFSWSTMISGYAQSEHPKMALELFHKMLAGGIKPNEVTMVSVFSAIATLGTLQEGKLAHEYMRSESIPFNDNLRAALIDMYAKCGSINSALQFFNQIRDEVSSVSPWNAIICGLASHGHASMCLEVFSDMQRFHIKPNPITFIGVLSACCHAGLVESGKRIFKTMKSAYNVEPDIKHYGCMIDILGRAGLLEEAEEMIRSMPMEADIVIWGTLLAACRTHGNVNIGERAAENLARLAPSHGGGKVLLSNIYANAGKWEEVSFVRSVMQGQTMDREPGYSGFVAGS; from the coding sequence ATGTTCATCTCTTTGAGTCTCAGACTCAAATTCTCACCTTCTTCTCTTCCCTTTCATCTAAGACACATTTCCACTTCCACATTCACCAAACCCAATCCACAACACTTCATTCACATTTTCACCAATGCAAGAAACCACCAAAACCACCATGATTCCGAACTCGCATTGGTTTCCGCACTCAAATCATGTTCCTCCCTCTCCTTCATCTCACAAGGTCGCCAAATCCATTCGCTCATCTTCAAACTTGGACTCCATTTCAACACTTTCATTCAAAACAGCTTGATCAACATGTACGCAAAATGTGGTGATATTAAGAATGCCCAGTTGTTGTTTGATGGTTTTGCTACGTTGGATAGTGTTTCTTGTAATATAATGGTTTCTGGGTATGTGAGAAATGGTCAGATTGATAATGCACGTAAACTGTTTGATGTAATGCCTAATAAAGGTTGTGTTTCGTATACGACTATGATAATGGGTTTTGTTCAAAATGGATTCTTTCGTGAAGCGCTTGAGGTTTTTAAGGATATGAGAAGTTGTGGTGTTGTGCCGAATGATTTGACTTTGGTTAATGTGATATCTGCTTGTTCGCATTTGGGTGAAGTTTTGAATTGTCGTATGGTTCATGGTTTGGTTGTTAAGATGTTTGTTGTCGGGTTGGTTATTGTTTCGACGAATTTGATGCATGCATATTGTCTTTGTTCGGGTGTGAGGGAAGCGAGGAGGTTGTTTGATGAGATGCCTGAGAGGAATTTGGTTACGTGGAATGTGATGTTGAATGGATATGCGAAGACGGGACTTGTTGACGAGGCTAGAGAGTTGTTTGATGGGATTTGTGATAAAGATGTGATTTCTTGGGGGACGATGATTGATGGTTATATTCAAAAGGGTCGTTTGCGTGAAGCTTTGGAGATTTATCGTGCAATGCTGCAAACTGGACACGGACCTAATGAAGTTATGATAGTGAATTTGGTTTCAGCATGTGGTCGTGGGACTGCAATTGTTGATGGTTGGCAATTGCATGGAACAGTTGTTAAGAGAGGCTTTGATTGTTATAATTTTATACAGACTacaattatctatttttatgCAGCTTGTGGGATGATGGACCTTGCTTGTTTGCAATTTGAAGTGGGTGTAAAGGATCACTTAGAATCATGGAATGCTCTTACCGCTGGattcataaaaaatggaatGATGGATCATGCATTGAAAACCTTTGATAAGATGCATGTAAGAGATGTGTTTTCATGGAGTACCATGATTTCTGGCTATGCACAATCTGAACATCCCAAAATGGCTCTTGAGCTTTTCCATAAAATGTTAGCCGGGGGGATCAAACCAAACGAAGTAACCATGGTGAGTGTATTCTCTGCAATTGCCACATTAGGTACATTGCAGGAAGGAAAATTGGCCCATGAATATATGCGCAGTGAATCCATTCCTTTTAATGACAATTTGCGTGCTGCTCTGATTGATATGTATGCAAAATGTGGGAGCATTAACTCTGCccttcaatttttcaatcagattCGAGATGAAGTCTCTTCTGTGTCACCATGGAATGCAATTATATGCGGGTTAGCCTCGCATGGACATGCAAGTATGTGCCTAGAGGTTTTTTCTGATATGCAGAGGTTCCATATTAAACCAAATCCAATTACATTTATTGGAGTCCTAAGTGCTTGTTGCCATGCCGGTTTGGTGGAGTCTGGAAAGAGAATATTTAAAACCATGAAAAGCGCATATAATGTGGAACCAGATATCAAACATTATGGTTGTATGATTGATATTTTGGGGAGAGCTGGGCTATTAGAAGAAGCCGAGGAGATGATAAGGAGCATGCCAATGGAGGCCGATATTGTGATATGGGGAACTTTATTAGCAGCATGTAGAACTCATGGAAATGTTAACATAGGAGAGAGGGCTGCAGAGAATTTGGCGAGATTGGCGCCTTCTCATGGTGGAGGCAAAGTTCTCCTATCAAACATATATGCAAACGCGGGCAAGTGGGAGGAGGTATCATTTGTAAGAAGTGTCATGCAAGGTCAGACAATGGATAGAGAACCTGGCTACAGTGGTTTTGTCGCCGGTAGTTAA
- the LOC11443369 gene encoding uncharacterized protein At5g19025 isoform X1, which translates to MQEGIVLTTAMPSSSSSSSSSLRHHCNNLCNCKHAPSATLDLLILLLVLFSGAFLLSSYILYIFNSLSLLLPSFSLPIPYILAFIIFSIGFVFGFEICCGARSRKCERKGCKGLKKATEFDLKIERLGLGFGEYEKLPWKGGSEGNPDYECLRSELRKMAPVNGKALLLFRAPCGCPVAKLEASGPKKGKRQKRSTPNATLNGGGDHR; encoded by the exons atgcaaGAAGGCATTGTATTAACCACAGCAATgccctcttcatcttcatcttcctcttcatcaTTACGCCACCATTGCAACAATCTCTGCAACTGTAAACATGCCCCATCCGCCACCCTCGACCTCCTCATCCTCCTCCTCGTTCTCTTCTCCGGCGCGTTCCTTCTCTCCTCCTACATCCTCTACATCTTCAACTCGCTCTCTCTCCTTCTCCCTTCCTTTTCTCTCCCCATCCCTTACATCCTCGCATTCATCATCTTCTCCATCGGTTTCGTCTTCGGTTTCGAGATATGTTGCGGTGCTCGATCGAGGAAGTGTGAGCGGAAAGGTTGTAAAGGGTTGAAGAAAGCGACGGAGTTTGATTTGAAGATAGAGagattagggttagggtttggtGAATATGAGAAACTTCCTTGGAAAGGTGGGAGTGAAGGGAATCCTGATTATGAGTGTTTGAGGTCTGAGTTAAGGAAAATGGCTCCTGTTAATGGGAAAGCTCTTTTGCTTTTTAGAGCTCCTTGTGGTTGTCCTGTTGCTAAGCTTGAAGCTTCTGGTCCTAAGAAAGGAAAGCGTCAGAAAAG GTCTACACCCAATGCAACTCTTAATGGAGGAGGAGATCATCGTTGA
- the LOC120578286 gene encoding ribonuclease DdI, translated as MAKLSCIALTILLFNNLILSQAIYGSSSTVLQLTPDNFNSKVLNSNEVVLVEFFAPRCGHCEVLTPIWEKAATVLKGVVTVAALDADAHKSLAHEYGIRGFPTIKAFSPGKPPVDYQGARDLKAITEFAIQQVYYFDIGNISSTSTITIAITTVTIIQSLRRVEQWALGVCKDPKIKCISTTLPKIFTVHGLWPSNKGQSQPSVCSHEVLNQADIKILTPMLTIPWPSVTTTMNNNQFWKHEWRKHGTCSTFQKIDYFQHGVNLWARENITAILEQAGITPGKSYDQTRIITAINAKTGSDPELVCVAAGNYLAEIRLCLDPSTATTYMVCPTSINKKPSCQPMVAFAA; from the exons ATGGCGAAACTCTCATGCATTGCTCTAACTATCTTACTCTTTAACAATCTCATCCTCTCTCAAGCTATCTACGGTTCTTCCTCAACCGTTCTTCAACTCACTCCTGACAACTTCAACTCCAAGGTTCTGAATTCAAATGAAGTTGTTCTTGTTGAATTCTTTGCTCCACGGTGTGGACACTGTGAGGTTCTGACTCCTATATGGGAGAAGGCAGCTACTGTATTAAAGGGTGTAGTTACTGTGGCAGCACTTGATGCTGATGCTCACAAGTCTCTGGCTCATGAATATGGTATTAGAGGATTTCCAACTATAAAGGCGTTTTCCCCCGGAAAGCCACCCGTTGATTACCAAGGAGCCAGGGATCTGAAAGCAATCACAGAGTTTGCAATTCAACAGGTATATT acTTCGACATTGGCAATATTAGCAGCACTAGCACCATCACCATCGCCATCACCACCGTCACCATCATTCAATCATTACGAAGGGTAGAACAGTGGGCCTTGGGTGTTTGCAAGGATCCAAAAATCAAATGCATATCCACCACACTCCCCAAAATATTCACAGTACATGGATTATGGCCCTCGAACAAGGGCCAATCACAACCATCTGTCTGCTCGCATGAAGTGTTAAATCAAGCTGAC ATTAAAATTTTGACACCAATGCTAACAATTCCGTGGCCAAGTGTAACTACCACAATGAATAATAATCAATTCTGGAAGCACGAGTGGAGGAAACATGGAACCTGCTCCACATtccaaaaaattgattattttcaaCATGGAGTTAATCTCTGGGCCAGAGAAAATATAACTGCTATACTGGAGCAAGCTGGTATTACACCCGGGAAAAGTTATGATCAAACTAGGATTATCACAGCTATAAATGCAAAGACGGGATCTGATCCCGAGCTGGTTTGTGTTGCCGCCGGCAATTACTTGGCCGAGATACGGCTCTGTCTCGATCCATCAACAGCAACAACGTACATGGTATGTCCTACGTCAATTAACAAGAAGCCAAGTTGTCAACCGATGGTAGCTTTTGCGGCCTAA
- the LOC11443369 gene encoding uncharacterized protein At5g19025 isoform X3, which produces MQEGIVLTTAMPSSSSSSSSSLRHHCNNLCNCKHAPSATLDLLILLLVLFSGAFLLSSYILYIFNSLSLLLPSFSLPIPYILAFIIFSIGFVFGFEICCGARSRKCERKGCKGLKKATEFDLKIERLGLGFGEYEKLPWKGGSEGNPDYECLRSELRKMAPVNGKALLLFRAPCGCPVAKLEASGPKKGKRQKRSCD; this is translated from the exons atgcaaGAAGGCATTGTATTAACCACAGCAATgccctcttcatcttcatcttcctcttcatcaTTACGCCACCATTGCAACAATCTCTGCAACTGTAAACATGCCCCATCCGCCACCCTCGACCTCCTCATCCTCCTCCTCGTTCTCTTCTCCGGCGCGTTCCTTCTCTCCTCCTACATCCTCTACATCTTCAACTCGCTCTCTCTCCTTCTCCCTTCCTTTTCTCTCCCCATCCCTTACATCCTCGCATTCATCATCTTCTCCATCGGTTTCGTCTTCGGTTTCGAGATATGTTGCGGTGCTCGATCGAGGAAGTGTGAGCGGAAAGGTTGTAAAGGGTTGAAGAAAGCGACGGAGTTTGATTTGAAGATAGAGagattagggttagggtttggtGAATATGAGAAACTTCCTTGGAAAGGTGGGAGTGAAGGGAATCCTGATTATGAGTGTTTGAGGTCTGAGTTAAGGAAAATGGCTCCTGTTAATGGGAAAGCTCTTTTGCTTTTTAGAGCTCCTTGTGGTTGTCCTGTTGCTAAGCTTGAAGCTTCTGGTCCTAAGAAAGGAAAGCGTCAGAAAAG AAGTTGTGACTAG
- the LOC11443369 gene encoding uncharacterized protein At5g19025 isoform X2, with the protein MQEGIVLTTAMPSSSSSSSSSLRHHCNNLCNCKHAPSATLDLLILLLVLFSGAFLLSSYILYIFNSLSLLLPSFSLPIPYILAFIIFSIGFVFGFEICCGARSRKCERKGCKGLKKATEFDLKIERLGLGFGEYEKLPWKGGSEGNPDYECLRSELRKMAPVNGKALLLFRAPCGCPVAKLEASGPKKGKRQKRFLT; encoded by the exons atgcaaGAAGGCATTGTATTAACCACAGCAATgccctcttcatcttcatcttcctcttcatcaTTACGCCACCATTGCAACAATCTCTGCAACTGTAAACATGCCCCATCCGCCACCCTCGACCTCCTCATCCTCCTCCTCGTTCTCTTCTCCGGCGCGTTCCTTCTCTCCTCCTACATCCTCTACATCTTCAACTCGCTCTCTCTCCTTCTCCCTTCCTTTTCTCTCCCCATCCCTTACATCCTCGCATTCATCATCTTCTCCATCGGTTTCGTCTTCGGTTTCGAGATATGTTGCGGTGCTCGATCGAGGAAGTGTGAGCGGAAAGGTTGTAAAGGGTTGAAGAAAGCGACGGAGTTTGATTTGAAGATAGAGagattagggttagggtttggtGAATATGAGAAACTTCCTTGGAAAGGTGGGAGTGAAGGGAATCCTGATTATGAGTGTTTGAGGTCTGAGTTAAGGAAAATGGCTCCTGTTAATGGGAAAGCTCTTTTGCTTTTTAGAGCTCCTTGTGGTTGTCCTGTTGCTAAGCTTGAAGCTTCTGGTCCTAAGAAAGGAAAGCGTCAGAAAAG GTTTCTCACGTga